Sequence from the Mauremys reevesii isolate NIE-2019 linkage group 5, ASM1616193v1, whole genome shotgun sequence genome:
GCAGCGGTGTTGTAGCTCTGGTAGCCCCACGCTATCAGAGATACAACGTGGGGGAGAGAAGTTTGTCTTCTCCACCATCGTGGCCCAACACAGGCCGGTGGCACTGTGAGAAGGGCTGTCCATAAATGGCATCGTGCATTAGGGTCTTTAATTCTGTGTGTGTTTCGGGGTTACTAAGTGTTACAGAGGGTGGTAGGCTGCGCACTGCGAACAATGGGTTAGGGCAGGCGActcacccacagcccccaggGCCCTTTGCCaagccagggccagcagcacCTGCTTCCAGATCCCGCTGCCCGGCGCCCCACCTGTGCCCTTGGGCAGGCGCCCCTACAGCACGAGCTCTACAACAGGGGGCGCGACCGCGAGCCCCCCCTGCCACCTCCCGCGCCGCGGTCCCTACGCCAGTGCAGTCACATGACCTTCTCTGCAGCATTTCCTTCGCCCTTTGCTTGTCCCCTCCCGCTCCCACTAGCGCAGCCCTTTCGCTGCGCTCACTGAGCAGGCGCAAACGTGTGAGCATGCTCATTAGGTACAAGGGAGATAGATCTGACGCTACACCGGAAGTGAGGACGACGCGGGGGGGGCAGAAGCGATCGTTTCTTGGGTGGGGAATCATGTGATCGAGGGTTAAAGGGAAGCGGCCGCTGTCATCTGTGGTATTTTTGTGAGGAATTCCGGAAGAAGGAGGTGGCCTGTTGGACGCTGGGGTAAGGGGGGGGGAGTTCGGCTTTCGGGGCAGGGTGGATGGGCGGACCCCCCAAGCAGAGGTAATGTGTTGTGGTAATTGTTATTATAGGGCCTACTATATTGACACCCACCCAGCCACCCGTGTTGCGGGGAGTCGAGCGGGAGGGGTCCTGCGACCGTCctccggctccccccccccaaaccctctGTTCAGGGGCTGGGGGACTCGGAGCTCCGCAAACCCCAGCCCCTTGGCAGGGCCGATGGGAAGTTTGTAGGGAGCGGGGGGTGCTAAGCGCCACAGAAGCAAACGGTGACCCCTGGATATGATGGGAACCGCTTCACGTCAGGGCGTGCggctgcacccctagttccagcccctGTGCTCCTTGGGCcagggagcagcccagcctgTCCTTGGCCACCCCGtgcacagctgtgggagccctgtGGCCTGTCAGGTGCCAGGGCACAACCCAAGGAGGCGCCGGGGTTCTCGGGTAGCCAGCCCCGCTCCTTGACCTGCCTTAGGAGCAGGTGCAATCTGCTCCCCTGCCGGCTGGCTTCCCTCGTGGAATCAGAGAAAGGCAGTAACCctaccccactccacccctgcaggaGCCAGCAAACCTAGACtagccctgacaggtgtttgtccaacctgttctaaAAACCTGCACAGCCTCCTTTGGAAAGCTGGTCCAGTTCTCAGCTATCcttacagctaggaagtttttcctcctACTTAACCTAAATTTCGCTTGCTGCAGATTAggcccattacttcttatcctgcTCTTAAATAGACACAGAGGACAATTGATCCCTctccttctaacaaccttttacatatttgatgACTGTTAGTTCCCACCTCAGTcttttcttcagactaaacatCCCCtgcttttttaacctttcctcatatgtcaagttttttaacctttctgtcgtttttgttgctcttctttggactccCTCCATTTTGTTCACATATTTCCTAAAATGTGGtacccaaaactggacccagtactccagcagaggcctcaccagtgctgagtagactGGGACAGTTACCACCCCTGTCTTGCGTATGATGCTGACAGCAGTCTACGTTAGTTGAAACTGCCTTTGGAAATAGTCCATGTGGAGGGTGTTTCCAGTGGGAAGGTGACAAAAACAGATGACTGATTGTCTTCATGACCAAAGGAACAGTGTACATAGGCAGCTGAAGAGTCAGTGGCCAGGGTTTGCAACACTGACATTCCTGCTGTCTGGACATCCAGAAACAAACATGGTTTCCAGATGGCAAGTTCTGGTAACAAACCATTGGGAGAACTCCATGCAAGGCACAGACAGTGCTTTCAGTTACTTCCCCTGTTGTGCTAGTATTACATCTCTCTTATCTGGATCGAGTTAAAGCTGACTGACTCATCCATATACCCCAGTCTGTCTGATGTGATTCAGTGCTTATAGCAGAGGCAGGAAAGAGAGAGCTCTCAGAAAATATCTAGACTAACAGCTGCCTAGTGTTGTCCCATTGAAACATACAAACTTGCTGGCAGAGTTTATCGTGGAGAGTGTCCAGGAATAACACGTGTACTTACCTTCACCATACAGTCATTCCTCTCTTTAGCACCCCatcactgaggccaggtctacactacaaacttacatcgctataactacattgctcaagggtgtgaaaaatccacatctctGAGTGATGCAGTTACATCAACCTAACCCCCGGTGTAAATATTACTGTGTCAAGAgcatctcctgtcgacatagctaccacttctcatggaggtggatgaACTACACGGACAGGAGAAGCACTACACCAGCGCAGCTGAGCTACTgcagctttttaagtgtagatctgccctgAGACGCCCTTTACCTCGTTTATGCAGTTTTTGACCCATGTTTCCTACTGAAATGGGTGAGACAGTTGCAACAGGGCTGCTTGTGGGGGAAGGCCCTCTGGGGAACAGCTTGTGTGTAGCTTGTGGTAAGTCAGCTTCTTTGAAGAGCAGTTTAATGCCAATAATTCATTCTGTTGGGCAGGGTAGTGTGAGTGTTATCCTCTTCACATTGGCACCAGAAGGAGAGCCACAGGATGCTGCAAATTCATAGGGACACTTCTCCCTTCTTAATTTTGTGTGAGAGTatgcaaaaaagagagagagagggaggtcaTAAAAGCTTATGTGCTTGACTAATGTTGACTCTTATCTTTCAGGAACTTTGACAGTACATCTGTTTACTTTTTTTCCAAAAGTTTCTAACCATGGCTGACGTAAGTATTTTGAAAATACACATttctatttgaaaatattttgtctttgtaattatatggttttgtttgtttttgtttgggggggggggattgtttcACTATTTGTGAAAGCTACCAAACAGGAAGAAACTATAGACCCAGGCCAAAAAAGCTTGCTTTAcggccccaatcctgtaaacaGATCCATGTGGACACACCCTTATGAAAGCTCATTCAGTTTACTGATGTCAGTAAAGTTATGCATGAGCTAAAGTATTTGCAGGACTAAGGCCTTAGAAGACTTTGAAAGGGGAACAGGTCTTGATTGATTGAGAATGACATGATTATGCAAAAGGAGAGAGAATCTGGTCTTTGTTCAGTAACTAGTAAAGTGATTATATTTGGAAGACACTAAAACAAAGTTCACATGTTTCTGGGATATGCATTTGTAGCTGCGACTACATTAAAATGTTCAAGCGCTATGTATTTAGTGTGTTAACATGAAACATTATACTTAAAACACTTTGGGAGGACAGAGAAATGCAACAATATGCTTATTGGATGCATTTTAGGTAGTTAACAAATATCAGTATGTACATTTTCAGAGCCACTGAAATGATTAACAGAATTAAAGGAATAAGTAATATGAGTACTATACATATGTAAATTCTGGAACTCAGACTATTTTTATATAGAAGCACCAAAGAGGGGGGTGCGGGGACTGATCAGTTATAATTCAaaatacttcacacaatgcaattTAATATAAGTGTTTTGTGGTAGAACAGAagaggaagtttttaaaaaatgacgcAAATGGTTTCTACTGTGATAAAATTATGGAAGTTTCATACATAtgattattttgaaaaataaagcaTATTTCATACTCTTATTTTTCTTTGTAGGACCTGAAAAGGTTTCTGTACAAAAAATTACCAAGGTAACATAGCTATCATGCTATAGTAAAGTGTTCACTTTATACTCTGTGCTGCTTCGCAATTAATGTATGTTAATATTTACCTGGATTTTAGTGGGCTCTAGTGAAAGTAATCCAACAGACTGTCCATACTGtctgaacacttttttttaaaagaatctaTTACATTTTACATTGCAGGTTCCTATACGCTGAATAATATTTATTTGGCTGCAAAAACTTAACTTTTGCTAACCTAGCTTAATATTAAAGAGACAATTATCTTAAAACTTAGTACACTGTTGTTTTTGAATGAGTTAAGTCAGTTCAGGTGGAAATAACTCAAACCTTTCCATCTGTCCACTCCAAAAGAAGTACAGTACTCTACTCTTCATTTCATTTTAAGTGTTAAATAGGGTTAAAAAAAGCTCCTGTTACTGGAATAATTTTTCTCGAATTCAAGCAACACTTTGTACTGGCTTTGTGAAACCTGCACTAAGGACTACCTCCAATAGTAGTCCCCTTATTGAAGCTGAAGGACCTCCACAATTTCTAGTAGAAGTCTGCCTGTTGACCCTTGGGTATCACATAATGAAAGCTAGTTTAATGGTCGGCACTCCTTGCACTATCACGTCTCTCATTGCTACCTCTTCTGTTTTCACTTTGGTACGTGTTTGCTGAATAAAATGAATCTCACTGCCAACATTTAAACTGGGTAAaaacagttttattttgtttcctcTAGTGTTGAAGGTCTTCATGCTATTTTAGTGTCAGACAGAGATGGTGTGCCTGTTATCAAAGGTAAATCATAACATCTGATCCCTAATGGACATCTTTAATTGAAAGACAAAAAACTGGCTTCCTAATGGAGAGAGGACTCTTCCTCCTATCTGGCTTTTACTTTACTGTAAATATTGGAGGTTGATCTAAGCATTAAGTCAGACATGCTCAAATTTGGGACATTTTAACAAGGATTTATTGAACACTAAATTATCTCTTAAAGGGAGCCCTCTATCTAGGTACATGCAGTGGATTTAAAACCATAGTCTGTAGGCACCTTACCATGTCATCAGTGAAGAGAGTTGGAATCATGTAACGAGTTTATACCTTAAAGCTGCTTTAAGATTGGTAGACAACACCAGGATTGGCTTAGCAGAAGTCTTATCCTAAGTCTGATATGACCAAGTGCTACCCACAGATAGATGTACCAACTGCTGTTGACTTAATTCTGAATTTGTTTGCATCGGGGTTGTGCTATCCTTACCTTACTTTCCGGTAGTAGTGTGAGACATGTAGTGCTACAGGCACAGTGGCATAAGTTAAGAGTCTAAAGATGGTTTGTATGTCCCATCTCATTTAATGATGCTCAGTAGGAGTTGCATGTATGTGTGAATCTGAAGTTGCATGATATGGGTGAAATGGGATGGGTCTTGCATACTATTGCAAGtgacacaaaaaaacaaaacagcatcaGCACAGATCATGGTGCAACAAACAAGCATATAGAAAAATAAACCATCCTCAGAATGTTAGGAAAGCTTGCTGTTGATGTGGTGATAAAGATATACAGAGTAAAACATTTACATGCATCTTCCAAAGCACATCAATAGGCATTCATTATTGAGGGAAGGTGGGAAGCAGGTAGGGGCCGTTTGACGTGTATGAGATCTAATCTAGTTTACTGTTGCCTCAGATGCAGGATGCCTGACCCATATGTACAAAGATCACGTAGGAATGTAAAATATGTTTTGTTCCAGTTGCCAATGATAATGCTCCAGAGCATGCACTTAGACCTGGTTTCTTGTCCACCTTTGCACTTGCAACAGACCAGGGCAGCAAACTAGGGCTTTCAAAAAACAAGAGTATCATCTGTTACTACAACACATACCAGGTAAGAGTCTATTGGCCAGAGCTAGTCctacatgacttttttttttttaaaaaaaaactctgtgCTGGCTTTCCACTGGGGTTCGATTATATTTAAACGTGTGTTTTATTTCCTAAAATATGTAAGAGCTGGTTATGCTGAATTTTTGCGATATTCATTGGAATTAGCTTTTGTTTCTCAGGATCAATAATGAGTTACTGGTTCAGGACAGTACTTGAAGGTCACTGTGTTCTCCAGCAGATGGTGCCTGTTGCAAATCTCTAATATCTACCATTCTAAATTTGTGCTTATTGctcaccatttaaaaatatttatcttgGGAAAACAAAATGTTCATATTTATATACATGTGATCAGTGATACTGCTGAACAAGCTGGGGTTTCTGTCCACTTTAAACTGTGTACCCATTAAATCCTGCTTCAGGAAGTGTCTGGGCAAGGAAATTTACATAAAACAGTTCACCGTTtataaacttgatttttttttcatgtgtcTGCTGACATCCATCATCCTTCAACAGATTCACACTCCTGCTCAGTTCACAATGGATTGATGAGCAGAATTTTACAGAAGGGCGTTgatacaaacaaatgaaaaaagcgTAACTGTTTAGACTTGCTATATTCAGCTTTGTTTGATGGACAATAAATGCAAAAAAGTAGCGGTTAGACCCTGACTGCATTGGTCTGACATTCTTTTGACAGTACTAGCATATGTTCAGCATTTCTGAATTATTCTTCTTTGCTCCTTCCCTgaatagtatttatttatttaatcatgTAACAAGAGGGAGGAAATAACATACACACTATGCTGCAGCTTTTATATTTGGTTAGATTTCACAATGGGTACACAATACTGTACATAACTGTGAGCTACAAAATGGGATTGCTCTCTATCTCTGCTAGCACCTTTAAACTCTGAATCTTTAACATATACATAAAACCCAGTCCTTTTTCCTATTTATAATTTAAATTGATGGGACCAGTtgcatgagtaaggactgcaggattaggGAATGAGTAGCAAATTTTacgctgtttttttttttgacaagcaGTATATTGATTTTTGAGGAACTTCTGTTTTTATGTTTTTAAGGTGGTCCAGTTCAATCGGTTACCTTTGGTAGTAAGTTTCATTGCTAGCAGCAATGCCAATACCGGTACGTTTTCATTATCAGTAATTTCCTAAACTGTTATGACTAGAGTGATATATTTTCAATAAAAGACTTAAAATAATTCATTTGAAAAATATGAGTTACATAAACTTAGGTTCGTATTCATTACACAACTGCATATTAACTTGTTACCAGCATGGAATCTGATAAAAAGGGTCATGGTTGAttggaaaaatattttcagtaaaattttcaaaactgtaaGTCCCAATGGGTCTGATATTTgaaacttttgaaaataggagtttggcaaaattttcaaaaatacctaTCTTTCTTAAAAGCAATTCATTTTCCCACATGTTCTAATAATGCATTACCTTAAACAGGATGTGAACCTCACTTATTTGGAAAATGCACTGGTAATGACCCCACAATACAAACGGTTGACAATCTTTCTTCTCCCTCAATGCCCACaaacatgaaaacaaaaatgaacaAAAGCCTCTACATTATTCTGTCCTCCAGGCTTCACAGTTTCTAGTCTTCATTTTTGTCTGTTGGATGCTAAGGTCTGCAGGGAAGGAACTGTTTTGTCTTATGTCTTGAACAGCTTAGCACATTAGTGCTTAATACTTTTTGCTAGTGATAAGGATGATGGTACAAAGATTCTGCAGGCCAGATTTTTGCCCTCTGTTGACCTGTGCAACACCTGGTCTCAAAATTATGCCCTTCAGTTATGCAGGACTCTGAGTTGGGCACTCCAATGTGTCCACTTGACTCTCTGCTTGTTCCAGAGGAAATCCTCTTTTGTAGAGTCATTGGTCTCTGACTTTCCAACATACACATTCTCCCACTTCTTCTCAGAGCCTGCATGGTGTGGAAGCGATGCTGCAGCTGCCAGTGAAGAGGAAGACTGCTTGCATTGGCTCTGTTCCTGTTCTGGGGACTTTCCTGCCCTGTTTTGCTCTTATTTGATCCCCCATCTGTGACTCAAAGAGGAAGAGACGAGAGGGCACTTAATTACAGTGGCAATTGCTGGTCACTGCTGTGATTAGCTCTCATATGCTGCTTCCTTGCAGAGTGATAAGCTGAAGTGAAATCAGTTTAGTTTTAATAAACACTTTCATTATTATTGACTGCTTTGGAGAGAGGCTTGATGGATGCTCTGTAGTGTAACTATTTTGTATCTCTTCTCTTCTTATTGTTACAGGATTGATCGTCAGCTTAGAGAAAGAACTTGCTCCCTTGTTTGAAGAGTTGAGGCAGGTTGTAGAGGTTTCTTAACCTGATGGTGTCATCAAAGTGCGGCATCTCTTCACTACCCAATGGGACATAAAGATTCAATAATTCTCAGCCCACAAAATAACAAATGTATGAGAGGAAATATCACTTCCCCCATTGTACTAAATAAGGTTAAATTTGTACATAGTGCTGAATCGGAAATGGGATACTAGTGTGTTGTAGATAGACTCTTTGGCCACATGTCTTGTATTGTGCAGTACTGGAGAGACCAGCAAATGGCTCCAGTGGAGCCCTTACTAAGGATCAGGTTTAAGAGTGGACCGGTATCCGCATACTGTTGGTCCAGATAAGTGACCCACAGCTCCCTTGCTGTACAGGAAATGAAGTATTGAATAGGGTTTACCCTCTCACTAGCCACCACTACACAGTGGGGAAGTAGAATTAATTTTCATTGTCTTCATCGCTTCTTTGCATGTGCTAGGAAGAAGAGAAAATATGCTGGCAGTCCTAGCAGTACAATCAATAACTATcccatattttttttatttttgtgatgCTTTGGTAAAGGAATACTACTAATCTGAATGTGA
This genomic interval carries:
- the LAMTOR3 gene encoding ragulator complex protein LAMTOR3, translating into MADDLKRFLYKKLPSVEGLHAILVSDRDGVPVIKVANDNAPEHALRPGFLSTFALATDQGSKLGLSKNKSIICYYNTYQVVQFNRLPLVVSFIASSNANTGLIVSLEKELAPLFEELRQVVEVS